One part of the Bicyclus anynana chromosome 8, ilBicAnyn1.1, whole genome shotgun sequence genome encodes these proteins:
- the LOC112048426 gene encoding uncharacterized protein LOC112048426, producing MASYNAHRLDVLDYLIPPVKKSHGAFRTEILFSRNFQRKTDVRLIKDIRKKITRGIICPPVVSHPQDVQASASVILKKTTEELIHKQYSFLNSRDKNCKTTTYLPINKRRDKDPADKPMIKVTIIPKQTDTPMKVFNKRRERTKELQNSVSNLENSVQNNNYYYMVKGKRREKVYEIKTSESTNFSNNSFNAKYDDISLQQITSSKRLINSLNMEKKKRKTKKAVPSNTTFDVIEGTQSVENFAESKPVNAHKSKVTIVGQLGLNRDDQYILKCAATVNDKPSYPRNSNTQTDFRYTNNGNILNDSYYKAQSIDYKNKTVQCRCGIPPSEKNIFNIREQEYAIKNGKMPLVVISVYPKHGDENNIISVKNTHQPTTSQKQVNNMDNNISFKGRKKQQTNDGVLSAPVKHYRDDECSILDPNERDKEIRALLGIVRNTGKPNNDDYIATKGYIKDSKSLVTGISVSRSAKITMRGKKVKTQTISNVAESDNAIGIEGTGFQATQQKKKCSPVKSLSDKLLEQMFNNKVYKDDQQIIEKPENDNFTNIDLHSKPNYNKYAKNKKFVLNRNIKVYLQIGESNRERYIALNRTQYEKVKRTIQCSSKHHKCSFNNYNVVSIGEIRIKRPQKASYDREVQTERSEIDRTCKQTQYNYKTQITNKHYTKQTEPGDRNIEKIIYTADTSNDNKVRKDLSERKVKPQAVTRRTVSSVDVCLTNGSKKKHMPISSTCFGDGVHDNIPHNSPHKPKHSPSIYTIFKILGHKKCNSPNLGASAYSLSSEANESMKYFEVNQQPCAGDCKPSKPFFRRLLSCLVMRTPETTGFIEVQKQKVSIVNSSVDAYHLSTSLGAMEMSSSLYDTSVSFYSNHSVPTNKMKRGFFSSVWGLFSVRRN from the exons ATGGCCAGTTACAACGCGCACAGATTAG ATGTGTTGGATTATCTAATCCCCCCAGTAAAGAAGTCTCACGGAGCTTTCAGAACAGAAATACTGTTCAGTCGAAATTTTCAAAGGAAAACTGATGTCAGATTAATTAAGGACAttcgtaaaaaaataacaagaggAATTATATGCCCACCTGTTGTATCACATCCACAGGATGTGCAGGCTTCTGCTTCTGTAATACTCAAGAAAACAACTGaagaa ttgATTCATAAACAATACTCATTTTTAAACTCAAGGGATAAGAATTGTAAAACCACCACATATTTGCCAATTAATAAAAGAAGAGACAAAGATCCTGCAGACAAACCTATGATAAAAGTAACGATTATACCAAAACAAACTGACACTCCGATGAAAGTTTTTAACAAACGTCGTGAAAGGACAAAAGAACTACAAAACTCCGTTTCAAATCTAGAAAACAGcgttcaaaataataattattattatatggtaAAAGGTAAGCGGCGTGAAAAAGTTTACGAAATAAAGACGTCCGAAAGTACAAATTTTTCGAACAATTCGTTTAATGCCAAATATGATGATATTTCTTTACAACAAATTACGAGTTCAAAACGGTTAATAAATTCTTTGAATATGGAGAAAAAGAAACGGAAGACTAAGAAAGCGGTTCCAAGTAATACAACATTTGATGTTATTGAGGGAACTCAGAGCGTTGAAAATTTTGCTGAATCCAAACCAGTTAATGCTCATAAAAGTAAAGTCACAATAGTTGGTCAATTAGGATTGAATCGAGATgatcaatatattttgaaatgcgCTGCAACAGTCAATGATAAACCTAGtta TCCCCGGAATTCAAATACACAAACTGACTTTCGTTACACCAATAACGGCAACATCTTAAACGATTCTTATTACAAAGCACAAAG tatagattataaaaacaaaacagttCAATGTCGTTGCGGCATCCCGCCCtctgagaaaaatatttttaatattcggGAACAAGAGTATGCcattaaaaatggaaaaatgccactggttgtaatatctgtTTACCCAAAACATGGCGATGAAAATAATATCATATCCGTTAAAAATACCCATCAACCAACTACATCTCAGAAGCAAGTTAATAATAtggataataatatttcatttaaaggAAGAAAGAAACAGCAAACGAATGATGGCGTGTTATCTG ctCCTGTAAAGCATTACCGGGACGACGAATGCTCTATACTAGACCCGAATGAGAGAGATAAAGAAATTAGAGCGTTGTTGGGTATTGTGAGAAATACAGGAAAACCCAACAATGATGATTATATAGCGACTAAG GGTTACATAAAAGA TTCAAAAAGCTTAGTAACCGGAATAAGCGTCTCTAGATCTGCGAAAATAACTATGAGAGGAAAAAAAGTTAAAACTCAAACAATATCAAACGTTGCTGAATCAGATAACGCTATAGGTATAGAGGGAACAGGATTTCAAGCAACACAACAGAAGAAAAAATGCTCCCCAGTAAAATCTTTATCTGATAAACTATTGGAGCAAATGTTTAACAATAAGGTTTATAAAGACGACCAGCAAATAATAGAAAAACCagaaaatgataattttacaaaCATAGATTTACATTCAAaacctaattataataaatatgctaAAAACAAGAAGTTTGTATTAAATCGCAacataaaagtatatttacaaatagGAGAGTCTAATAGGGAAAGATATATAGCACTAAACCGAACACAGTACGAAAAGGTGAAACGAACGATTCAATGTTCAAGCAAACATCATAAATGTAGTTTCAATAATTACAATGTGGTGTCAATCGGTGAAATAAGAATTAAACGACCGCAAAAAGCTAGTTATGATCGCGAAGTGCAAACAGAACGTTCTGAAATAGATAGAACATGTAAACAAACACAGTATAACTATAAAACTCAAATAACTAACAAACACTATACCAAGCAAACTGAACCTGGTGatagaaatatagaaaaaataatttacaccgCCGATACAAGTAACGATAACAAAGTCAGGAAAGATTTAAGTGAAAGGAAAGTTAAGCCACAAGCAGTCACTCGTCGAACTGTCTCATCCGTGGATGTTTGCCTCACAAATGGATCCAAAAAGAAACACATGCCAATTTCCTCTACATGTTTTGGTGACGGGGTTCATGATAATATTCCTCATAACTCTCCTCATAAACCAAAACACAGTCCTTCTAtctatacaatttttaaaa TTTTAGGTCATAAGAAGTGTAATTCTCCAAACTTAGGAGCATCAGCCTATTCTTTAAGTTCTGAAGCAAATGAGTCGATGAAATACTTCGAAGTCAACCAGCAGCCTTGTGCTGGCGATTGTAAACCTAGTAAACCATTCTTTCGAAGACTCTTATCATGTTTGGTGATGAGGACACCAGAAACCACTGGTTTTATTGAAGTACAGAAGCAAAAAGTTTCTATTGTCAACAGTTCAGTCGACGCTTATCACTTAAGCACTTCTCTGGGT GCAATGGAGATGAGTTCGTCTTTATACGACACGTCGGTATCATTCTACAGTAATCATTCAGTACCAACAAATAAAATGAAGCGAGGTTTTTTCAGTTCTGTGTGGGGCTTATTCTCTGTTCGACGAAATTaa